From Variovorax sp. J2L1-78, the proteins below share one genomic window:
- a CDS encoding alpha/beta fold hydrolase: MYAPRRPSRSDHVPVRTVRYHLRSWGTPSAARPPLVLLHGWMDVSASWQFVVDAMAEERFVVAPDWRGFGETDGGAVDNYWLPDYLADLDWLLDHVALDTPVDLVGHSMGGNIAMQYAGVRPQRVRRLVNLEGFGMPARQPGEAPARYGQWIDQLKKLHRGEMAMQGYPGPDGVARRLMKTNPRLPQDKADWLARHWAAEHTQADGSTRWAILGDAAHKVVNANIYRVDEALALYAAITAPVLSVEASDDSLARWAGDYTLAQFHERLKAVRDVRSVRLPDCGHMLHHDQPERVAAQIEDFLR; encoded by the coding sequence ATGTACGCCCCCCGACGCCCTTCCCGCAGCGACCACGTGCCGGTACGCACCGTGCGCTACCACCTGCGCAGCTGGGGCACGCCCTCGGCGGCGCGCCCGCCCCTCGTGCTGCTGCACGGCTGGATGGACGTGTCGGCCTCGTGGCAGTTCGTGGTCGACGCGATGGCCGAGGAGCGCTTCGTCGTCGCGCCCGACTGGCGCGGCTTCGGCGAGACCGACGGCGGCGCGGTCGACAACTACTGGCTGCCCGACTACCTGGCCGACCTCGACTGGCTGCTCGACCATGTCGCGCTCGACACACCGGTCGACCTGGTCGGCCACAGCATGGGTGGCAACATCGCCATGCAGTACGCGGGCGTGCGTCCGCAGCGCGTGCGACGGCTGGTCAACCTCGAGGGCTTCGGCATGCCCGCGCGCCAGCCCGGGGAAGCGCCGGCACGCTACGGCCAGTGGATCGACCAGCTCAAGAAGCTGCACCGCGGCGAGATGGCGATGCAGGGCTACCCGGGGCCCGACGGCGTGGCGCGCCGCCTGATGAAGACCAACCCTCGCCTGCCGCAGGACAAGGCCGACTGGCTGGCGCGGCACTGGGCCGCCGAACACACGCAGGCCGATGGAAGCACCCGCTGGGCCATCCTCGGCGACGCCGCGCACAAGGTGGTCAACGCCAACATTTACCGTGTGGACGAGGCACTGGCCCTCTACGCCGCCATCACCGCACCGGTGCTATCGGTCGAGGCGAGCGACGACAGCCTGGCCCGCTGGGCCGGGGACTACACCCTGGCGCAATTCCACGAGCGCCTGAAGGCCGTACGCGACGTTCGCAGCGTACGGTTGCCCGACTGCGGCCACATGCTCCATCACGACCAGCCCGAACGCGTGGCAGCACAGATCGAAGACTTCCTGCGCTGA